One Caretta caretta isolate rCarCar2 chromosome 6, rCarCar1.hap1, whole genome shotgun sequence genomic region harbors:
- the LOC125638505 gene encoding cytosolic 5'-nucleotidase 1A isoform X1, translated as MAEVESTVINTNVKQKDPNEALVIAVTTRAIFNLEEEHQLFLTKGKEEYVKYQQVNEDKPLEQGTAFAFIQATQFVNEKLLERNPEEKGLFDVIILSNNSPESGMRIINSAKQHGLEISKFCFVSDEDSTQYLKSHNVKLFLSADRTDVCNALQRGVSAALIFQQEVQAPCTQLRVVFDGDAVLFSDETDRVFREKGLSGALKYERAMEAVPMGEGPLKAFAMHLGKMRKKFSQENSPIRTYLVTARSGRDMGIRAIKTLREWGLAIDEAFFMDGAPKGPLLSQIQPHIFFDDGLHNIQGAQDIGIPSALVPCNC; from the exons ATGGCAGAGGTTGAAAGCACAGTTATAAACACCAATGTGAAACAG AAAGACCCAAATGAGGCGCTGGTCATCGCCGTAACAACCAGGGCCATCTTCAACCTGGAGGAGGAGCATCAGCTGTTCCTGACAAAGGGCAAGGAAGAGTATGTGAAGTATCAGCAAGTCAATGAGGATAAGCCCTTGGAGCAAGGTACAGCCTTCGCTTTCATTCAG GCCACGCAGTTTGTGAATGAGAAACTCCTGGAGAGAAACCCAGAGGAAAAGGGCCTCTTTGATGTCATCATCCTCTCCAACAACAGCCCAGAGAGTGGCATGCGCATCATCAACAGTGCTAAGCAACATG GTTTGGAGATTTCCAAGTTTTGCTTTGTCAGCGATGAAGATTCCACCCAGTACTTGAAATCCCATAATGTCAAGCTCTTCCTCTCGGCCGACAGGACGGACGTGTGCAATGCACTCCAGCGAG GAGTGTCGGCGGCTCTCATCTTCCAGCAGGAGGTGCAGGCCCCCTGCACCCAACTGCGAGTGGTGTTTGACGGGGATGCCGTGCTCTTCTCGGATGAGACAGACCGGGTTTTTCGAGAGAAGGGGCTGTCTGGGGCTCTGAAGTATGAGAGGGCAATGGAAGCCGTGCCCATGGGAGAG GGTCCGTTGAAGGCATTTGCCATGCATCTTGGGAAGATGCGCAAGAAGTTCAGCCAGGAGAATTCCCCTATTCGCACCTACTTGGTGACTGCCCGCAGTGGCCGTGATATGGGCATCCGTGCTATCAAGACCCTCCGGGAATGGGGGCTGGCGATTGATGAAGCCTTCTTCATGGACGGGGCTCCCAAGggccctctcctctcccagatCCAACCCCACATCTTCTTTGACgatggccttcataacatccagGGGGCTCAGGATATTGGCATACCCTCTGCCTTGGTCCCCTGTAACTGCTGA
- the LOC125638505 gene encoding cytosolic 5'-nucleotidase 1A isoform X2, translated as MAEVESTVINTNVKQKDPNEALVIAVTTRAIFNLEEEHQLFLTKGKEEYVKYQQVNEDKPLEQGTAFAFIQATQFVNEKLLERNPEEKGLFDVIILSNNSPESGMRIINSAKQHGVSAALIFQQEVQAPCTQLRVVFDGDAVLFSDETDRVFREKGLSGALKYERAMEAVPMGEGPLKAFAMHLGKMRKKFSQENSPIRTYLVTARSGRDMGIRAIKTLREWGLAIDEAFFMDGAPKGPLLSQIQPHIFFDDGLHNIQGAQDIGIPSALVPCNC; from the exons ATGGCAGAGGTTGAAAGCACAGTTATAAACACCAATGTGAAACAG AAAGACCCAAATGAGGCGCTGGTCATCGCCGTAACAACCAGGGCCATCTTCAACCTGGAGGAGGAGCATCAGCTGTTCCTGACAAAGGGCAAGGAAGAGTATGTGAAGTATCAGCAAGTCAATGAGGATAAGCCCTTGGAGCAAGGTACAGCCTTCGCTTTCATTCAG GCCACGCAGTTTGTGAATGAGAAACTCCTGGAGAGAAACCCAGAGGAAAAGGGCCTCTTTGATGTCATCATCCTCTCCAACAACAGCCCAGAGAGTGGCATGCGCATCATCAACAGTGCTAAGCAACATG GAGTGTCGGCGGCTCTCATCTTCCAGCAGGAGGTGCAGGCCCCCTGCACCCAACTGCGAGTGGTGTTTGACGGGGATGCCGTGCTCTTCTCGGATGAGACAGACCGGGTTTTTCGAGAGAAGGGGCTGTCTGGGGCTCTGAAGTATGAGAGGGCAATGGAAGCCGTGCCCATGGGAGAG GGTCCGTTGAAGGCATTTGCCATGCATCTTGGGAAGATGCGCAAGAAGTTCAGCCAGGAGAATTCCCCTATTCGCACCTACTTGGTGACTGCCCGCAGTGGCCGTGATATGGGCATCCGTGCTATCAAGACCCTCCGGGAATGGGGGCTGGCGATTGATGAAGCCTTCTTCATGGACGGGGCTCCCAAGggccctctcctctcccagatCCAACCCCACATCTTCTTTGACgatggccttcataacatccagGGGGCTCAGGATATTGGCATACCCTCTGCCTTGGTCCCCTGTAACTGCTGA